A window from Herbaspirillum sp. meg3 encodes these proteins:
- the rpsI gene encoding 30S ribosomal protein S9, which yields MIGNYNYGTGRRKSAVARVFIKSGSGKIVVNGKPANEYFSRETGLMVIRQPLELTSNVERFDIMVNVHGGGESGQAGAVRHGITRALIDYDATLKPELSKAGFVTRDAREVERKKVGLRKARRAKQFSKR from the coding sequence ATGATCGGTAACTACAATTACGGAACCGGCCGTCGCAAGAGTGCAGTGGCTCGTGTTTTCATCAAGTCCGGCTCGGGCAAGATCGTCGTCAACGGCAAGCCAGCGAATGAATACTTTTCGCGCGAAACCGGTCTGATGGTGATTCGTCAACCTCTGGAACTGACCAGCAATGTCGAGCGTTTTGACATCATGGTCAACGTCCACGGCGGCGGTGAATCCGGCCAGGCTGGTGCTGTTCGTCACGGCATCACCCGCGCTCTGATCGACTACGATGCAACACTGAAGCCAGAACTGTCCAAGGCAGGCTTCGTTACACGTGATGCTCGTGAAGTTGAACGTAAGAAGGTTGGTCTGCGCAAAGCTCGTCGCGCAAAGCAATTCTCGAAGCGTTAA
- the rplM gene encoding 50S ribosomal protein L13 has translation MKTFSAKAHEVKREWLVIDATDKVLGRVASEVALRLRGKHKPEFTPHVDTGDFIVVINAGKLRVTGTKATEKTYYRHSGYPGGIYETNFLKMQQRFPGRALEKAVKGMLPKGPLGYAMIKKLKVYADGNHPHAAQQPKALEL, from the coding sequence ATGAAAACCTTTTCCGCTAAAGCCCACGAGGTAAAGCGCGAGTGGTTGGTGATTGACGCGACGGACAAAGTCCTCGGACGTGTTGCCAGCGAAGTGGCACTCCGACTGCGCGGCAAGCACAAGCCAGAATTTACTCCGCACGTTGACACCGGCGATTTCATCGTTGTGATCAATGCAGGCAAACTGCGTGTCACTGGCACCAAAGCAACTGAAAAGACGTACTACCGTCACAGCGGCTACCCAGGCGGCATCTACGAAACCAATTTCCTGAAAATGCAACAGCGTTTTCCAGGTCGCGCGCTGGAAAAAGCGGTCAAGGGCATGCTGCCTAAGGGCCCGCTCGGCTACGCGATGATCAAGAAGCTGAAGGTTTATGCAGATGGCAACCATCCGCACGCTGCTCAGCAACCTAAAGCACTCGAACTCTAA
- a CDS encoding OsmC family protein, protein MECTVRWTGLSGMTFLAETGSGHVVAMDGAPDGGGRNLAPRPMEVVLLGTGGCTAYDVVVILRKSGQDIRGCEVTLKSERAEQDPKVFTKIHFHFTVRGRNLKPNVVERAIKLSHDKYCSASIMLEKTAEMTHSFEIVDDLSDEVQVQAQQ, encoded by the coding sequence ATGGAATGCACAGTACGCTGGACCGGCCTTTCCGGCATGACCTTCTTGGCTGAAACCGGCTCAGGCCACGTGGTGGCGATGGATGGCGCCCCGGACGGCGGCGGTCGCAACCTGGCGCCGCGCCCGATGGAAGTAGTGCTGCTCGGCACCGGCGGCTGCACAGCTTATGACGTGGTGGTGATTTTGCGCAAAAGCGGCCAGGATATTCGCGGCTGCGAAGTGACGCTGAAGTCGGAACGGGCGGAACAGGATCCCAAAGTCTTTACCAAGATCCACTTCCATTTCACGGTGCGCGGCCGCAATCTGAAGCCGAATGTTGTCGAACGCGCCATCAAGTTGTCACACGACAAATATTGCTCGGCCTCGATCATGCTGGAAAAAACTGCAGAAATGACACACTCGTTTGAGATCGTGGATGATCTGAGCGATGAAGTACAGGTTCAGGCACAGCAATAA